Genomic segment of Tissierellales bacterium:
TCTTTCCACTACCATTTGGCCCTACTATGCCAACAAATTTTTTCTTTTGAATATGGATATTTATACTATCTAGCACCTTTACATCACCGTATTCATAGTGCACATTCTCAGTTCTTATCATGACTTATCGCCCCCAAATCCATAAGACTTCTTGCAAAGTAGCCAAATAAAACAAGGCGCACCAACTGCTGAAATAAGTATCCCTATTGGCAGCTCTGTATGGGGTAGTATCGTTCTAGATAGAGTATCTGCAAGTATCATGAAAAGCGCACCCAAAAGTGCAGATATAATTATAAGCCTTTTGTGGTCTGTTCCAAATATCATCCTCCCAATATGAGGTATTATAAGACCTACAAATCCAATCATTCCAGAACAATACACTACCATACCCATCATAAGCGATGTTATTACCAAATAAACTCGTCTGTAGTTGTAGAGATCCTTGCCGAGAGTAACAGAAACATCATCCCCTAAAAGCATCAAATTGAGCGTTCTATACTGACTTATAAAAAACAAAACTCCCAAAACAATAAAGGGAACTATAAAACTTATCTGAGACCATTTCGCCCCTGCCAAACTCCCCATCAGCCAATATGTAATAGACTTTATGCCCTCTCTATCCTTTGCAAAGAATATAACCAAACTAGAAAGAGATGAACAAACAGCACTAAGTGCCATGCCAGCTAATAGCAGTCTAACCGAATTTGATTTTCCTCCGATATTTGAAATCATGAGCACTCCTATTGAAATCAAAAATGCGCCTATAAAAGCCATTATTCCAACAAAATTACCACCCATTACACTACCTATCCCCAATAGTATAGCAAGCGTCGCTCCTAGAGATGCTCCCGATGATATCCCTAAAATATATGGATCTGCTAGAGGGTTTTTGACTATCGCCTGCATGACCACACCCACAACCGCTAGAGCCATTCCAACAAAACAAGCAAGCACAACTCTCGGCATCCTTATGAGCCATATGACATCGTGAAGTGTACCATTTGAGTACTTCTCAGGATAATCAGATGGATTCCACTTTGCAAGTATTACATCAAGCACCTTTCCAGCCTCAATATCTACAGTTCCAATGGTTATAGCACGTATAGCTGCCATAAAAACAGCTATACACAGTCCCACTACAACCAATCCAAATACACTCTTTAGATTTAAGTATTTCTTATTCATAAATTCCCTTTGCAAATCTCTCTATTCCATCAATTGTACGAACTCCACTTGCATACATTTCTCCTAGCGGAATAGCGTATACTTTTCCATTTTTTACAGCACTGATATTTGCCAATGCTTCATTGTCCATTACATCTCTCAAAGCTCCATTTTCAGCTTCTTCATCCGTTCTCTTTCCGCCATTATAATACACTACAAATATAGAATCCGGGTCTAATGCAATTATATCCTCTATGCCCAAATCATTTCCCTCTGGGTTTAAAAGCTCCGCTCCTAACTTGACCACCATATCTCCGCCTAAAGAACTAGCTCCATACCCTGATATCTTGTCTGTATAAAACTCTATGATAAGCGTAGACTTTTGCTCCTTGCCCGCTTGGCTCTCCAAAACCTCTGAAACTCTGCTCTTAATTTCATCAACTAGCACTTCAGCCTTCTCATTTACATTAAATATTTTTCCAATATTTAAAATATCATCGCATTCATTTTGAAGCGTTCTAGGCGATACAGCTCCGCTATTTAGCGCCATGTATGTGCCTATGTTATTATTGTGGAAATAATCAACATCTCCAAGCCTCTTCTCTCCAAA
This window contains:
- a CDS encoding iron ABC transporter permease; translation: MNKKYLNLKSVFGLVVVGLCIAVFMAAIRAITIGTVDIEAGKVLDVILAKWNPSDYPEKYSNGTLHDVIWLIRMPRVVLACFVGMALAVVGVVMQAIVKNPLADPYILGISSGASLGATLAILLGIGSVMGGNFVGIMAFIGAFLISIGVLMISNIGGKSNSVRLLLAGMALSAVCSSLSSLVIFFAKDREGIKSITYWLMGSLAGAKWSQISFIVPFIVLGVLFFISQYRTLNLMLLGDDVSVTLGKDLYNYRRVYLVITSLMMGMVVYCSGMIGFVGLIIPHIGRMIFGTDHKRLIIISALLGALFMILADTLSRTILPHTELPIGILISAVGAPCFIWLLCKKSYGFGGDKS
- a CDS encoding ABC transporter substrate-binding protein, with the translated sequence MKKNKILKVLSVALLSITMGMSLASCGNKAEKEVVTDSGVNAVESVDESAESTEVVNEPVDEYYPITYTTYNHSKEPVEVTIEKAPTKVVAVYQNSIETLLALGLEEKIVAAAGLDHKVKPEFEEAFSSVNYLDDWQPNKETVVMLEPDFILSWYSYFGEKRLGDVDYFHNNNIGTYMALNSGAVSPRTLQNECDDILNIGKIFNVNEKAEVLVDEIKSRVSEVLESQAGKEQKSTLIIEFYTDKISGYGASSLGGDMVVKLGAELLNPEGNDLGIEDIIALDPDSIFVVYYNGGKRTDEEAENGALRDVMDNEALANISAVKNGKVYAIPLGEMYASGVRTIDGIERFAKGIYE